The sequence GGTTCCTGATCCGAGAAGCGGCCGGGCCGCTGATAAGCCCGATAAAAACCAAAAAGATTAAGGTGGCAATGTCATCCTGGCTATTCACATTCATAGTGAATTTAGGCTCAGTGAGAAAGAAGTTAAAACTAAAAAATGACCATACCGCCGTCGCCATCGCAGGCCGAGCGCCATAGGTTAAGCCAATGCTGACAATCAAGAAAACATATAACAACACCAGATTGCCATTACTGAGCCAAGTATCTAAAAATGCCACCAGCGGGAAAATAACCACCACACCAATCAGCCCAAGAATATGGCCTCGAAGATCACCAAAACTGACTTTAGGCTTGATAGGGTCTCGTACTTGTACTTGACTGTCGGGGGCGTGATATACGCTGACTTCAACGGGTAAACCAGATTCAATCAAGCGTTGGTAGAGCCTTTTACGCCACCAAGGATAGGTGCGTTTCACACCCGCGCCGACTAACACTGTATTAATTCGATGTAGGGCTATGTAGGGTAAAATGGCCTGATAACTGCTCGTGCCACGTAATACTTCGGTCTGCGCACCGAGTTCTTTGGCTAAGGCAAAGGCCTCATTTAGTCTTTTTCGCTGATAAAGGCCCAGCGCTTTACCTGTATCGACCCAAAGCACTAACCAAGGAATTTGCCGCCGCTCAGCAATCTGCCGACCTATGCGGATCAAATATTGATGATCACTGCTGTTACTGACTAAAACCAACAATCTATCTTTGAGAACAAAATCTGTTCCCTGTGCTTTGGCATCGAGTTCACAAATCAGTTTTGCATCGACTCTCTCTATGACTTTTTTCATTGCCAATTCGCGCAGAGCCGTCAAATTCGAGACCGAAAAAAAAGCATCTAAGGCTGAGCGAGCATACTCCGGCAGATAAACTTTGCCTTGCTGTAAGCGTTCGATAAGTGTTGATGGCGGTAAATCGACAAATATAATTTCATGGGCTTCATCAAGGAAGCGATCAGGTACGGTTTCCCGTACCCGCACTTGAGTAATTTGCAAAACCAGATCATTCAAACTGACCAAATGTTGAATGTTAACTGTGGTATAGACATCGATACCCGCAGCCAATAATTCTGCAACGTCTTGATAGCGCCGTTTATGGCGACTACCGGGAACATTCGTGTGGGCCAGTTCATCGACGAGGATCAGCTTAGGCCGACGAAGCAGCGCCGCATCTAAGTCAAATTCTGTTAAACGATTATTGTGATAATCAATGGGTTTACGCGCCAATACCTCAAAACCTGCTAGCATGGCCTCGGTATCGGCACGCCCATGGGTTTCCACCAGTCCAACCAGCAAATCGACACCTTGGTGGGCTATTTCCCTTGCCGCACTGAGCATTCCATAAGTCTTGCCCACGCCAGGTGCCGCCCCAAGAAAAACCGTCAGTTTACCTTTATCATTTTGCTGTATCTGACTTAAAAGCGCATTGGCTTGCTGTGTTTGACTGATTGGAACCACGATTAGAAACTCCTTGAAAGACTCACTAGCCAGCGCGCATCACACAGGGACTGGCACTGACTCTGCGATAAATCCGTATCGACATAACCGACACTCAACACATCCTGCTCAGTCATATTGAGGTTCAGCCCCACTCGCCAATCCCAATAGTGGTTATTGTCTGCGACCATAGAGCCTAAGAACTGCGCCATATCTTGCTGGGACGCAAAAAAATTACTCCCAAGATGCAGAGCGAGGCTTACATTAGAGAATAGTTGCGGCTCATAGCTTACGTAGACATACTGAAAATCGTCCACATTCTCGCCGAAATAATCAGGAGAATAAACCAACCCTAACTTAGCATCGGCGTAGCTTACCACAGCATAAATTTCGTTATAACTCAGGTCTGTATCGTCCTGCGAGTATTGATAACGTATCACGCCTAGGTCCGTTGTTAAGCCATTATCCCAATCCTTGGCCCAGCCAGCAGACAAGTCGAGTTCTAAACTTCCATCCCCAAATTCGATGTTACTGCCCCAAAGCGAGCCATACCAGCCAGAATCATGGCTTAAGGTATACCCTGCTTGAACTGCTGGTCCTTCATCGGTTTGAGAAATACCGCGAAACGCATAATCACTGATGAGCATCACACTCCCTTGGCTCTGCCAAGAGGCATTGCCCCCTTGAGCCTCAGTGCTGGCAAGCGCGCCCATAGAGAGTGAAGATAACGCCATCATCACACCCGCGCAAAGGCGCGAGCAACGCGAACAAAGAGCCGACTTAATCGGTAACATAAAAATGTATCCTTAAATTCAGTAGAATATTGTTTTATTGAGCGTGTTTAGCAATCTGGTCGAGAGCGAGGTTGAGCTTGAGCACATTGACGCGCGCTTGCCCAAAAATGCCCCACTGCGGTGGTTCGATAAATTGCGCCACTAAGGTCAACACTTGTGGTTCAGCTAACTGTCGAGCCTGAGCCACACGTGCGACTTGCAGTTTGGCTGCTGCGGGAGAAATATGAGGATCCAACCCCGCCCCCGATGTGGCAAGTAAATCCACAGGGATATCAGCGGCCTGAACGGATTCTCTGGCTTGGATTTCTTGGCTCGTTGCCATCACACGTTCACGTAACGCTGGGTTACTCGGCGCAAGGTTACTACCACCTGTCGCCATAGGATCGTAATCAACAGCGCTCGGCCGACTATAAAAATAGGCAGGATTAACAAAGGGCTGAGCGATGAACTCAGAACCCATAGCAACATTATCCCTGTGGATCACACTGCCCTTAGCTTGTACGGGAAATAAAGCGCCACCGAGCTGAGTCACAGTGCCGGTATAGACAACGCCACACACAAATAACAGGGCGAGACTGGCTCTCAATCCCATAACGGCATGCTGGGTTTTAGTGGTGTATACGATTGAATTCATTACTGTCTCCTAGAGCATAAGGGCAATGATTGAGTCGAGCGCTTTAATGCCGACAAAGGGTAAAATCACCCCACCTAAGCCATAAATCAGCATGTTATTTCGCAGTAATTTTTCTGCACTTATGGGTCTGAGCTTGATGCCTTTTAATGCCAATGGAATTAAGGCGGGAATGATAAGAGCATTAAATACGAGCGCTGCGAGTATGGCTGAGGTTGGGCTGTGAAGCTGCATCAGATCCAGTGCACCAATCGCAGGCAAAGCCCCCGCAAATACCGCTGGAATAATGGCAAAATACTTAGCCACATCATTGGAGAGGGAAAATGTAGTCAAGGCGCCACGGGTGATCAGCAATTGTTTTCCGACTTCAACGATAGCCAGTAATTTAGTGGGATCAGAATCCAAATCCACCATATTGCCAGCTTCTTTAGCGGCTTGGGTACCTGAGTTCATTGCAAGACCTACATCGGCCTGCGCTAATGCCGGCGCATCGTTAGTGCCATCCCCCACCATAGCCACTAATCGACCTTTGGCCTGCTCAGCACGAATAAGGGCAAGTTTATCCTCAGGTTTAGCTTCAGCGACAAAATCATCAACCCCAGCTTCGGCGGCAATCACGCCAGCCGTTAGCGGATTATCCCCTGTCACCATGATGGTCCGTACACCGAGCGCCCTTAAACGGGCAAACCGCTCCGCAACGCCTGGCTTAATCACGTCACTTAAGGCTATAACCCCTAAAATGTGCGTGCCACTGGCAACGACTAAAGGAGTACCCCCTTGCAAAGCCACTTTACGGATAAGCGCGTTAACAGATTCAGGCCAGTGAATTTGATGCTGCTGCGCCCAAAACTGCATCGCATCGCCCGCGCCTTTTATGCCTTGAATACCATCGGTTAAAATCACCCCAGAAACCCGAGTCTCCGGCGTAAAAGGGATAAAAGTTGCATCCGTAGGTTTGACGGGCAATACCGCCCCAAAATCTATGGCCAATTTGAGTACAGATTTCCCTTCAGGGGTGGGGTCATCGAGGGAGGAAAGTACCGCCGCATCACGCAACATCTCAGCTGCAATGCCTTTCACGGGTAGAAACGCGGTCGCTTGGCGATCACCGAAAGTGATAGTGCCAGTTTTATCCAGCAGTAACGTATCGATATCCCCCGCAACTTCCACGGCTTTACCCGATTTAGCGACCACATTGGCGGCTAAGGCACGGTTCATGCCGGCAATACCAATGGCAGGTAACAAGCCACCAATCGTCGTTGGGATCAAACACACTAACAGCGCAATTAACATAGTGTAATCAAGGCTTGCACCGACGAAACCCGCCATGGGTGGCAAAGTCATCACCACGATAAGGAAAACCGCAGTCAATGATGCAAGTAGCACAGTCAACGCCGTTTCGTTCGGTGTCTTCTGACGCTTCGCCCCTTCGACCAGCCCTATCATACGATCTAAAAAGCTATTCCCAGGATCATTGGCAACCAGCACGGTAATTTCACCCGTAAGTACCTTAGTGCCGCCAATCACACCGGAATGATCTGTGCCTGCTTCACGCAGCACAGCCGCAGATTCACCGGTAATAGCAGATTCATTGATAGTGGCTATCCCTTCGATGATCTCACCATCGGCAGGAATATAATCCCCCTGTAAAACCTTCACCTTATCGCCTTTGACAAGCAAAGTTGCGGATACTGATTCCAACTCACCGTGGCGTATGCGCCGAGCCTGCAAGGCCTCTTTCGCCGACTTTAAGCTAGCCGCTTGTCCGCGCCCCCTGGCCTCTGCCACGGATTCCGCAAAGTTAGAAAACCACACGGTAAGCAAAAGAATAAGGGTCGTGGCTAACTCAAAAGCAACAGCCTCGCCATTGAAGAACTTTTGTCCTGTGATCAATGCGGCGAGTAAAGCGCCCACCAGCACCACGAACATCACAGGATTGCCAGCCATACTCACTAAGGACATTTTCTTTACAGCACCAAAGGCAGCTTGCTTCACGCCAGCGCTATCTAATATTTGAGCAGGTTTATGCATGACTATTTCTCCAGACTCATAGTGGCAAGTTCTAAAGCTTCGCCAATAGGCCCTAATACCGCCGCTGGTAAGAAAGACAGGAAGTTAATGATTAAAATCACGGCAATAAGGGTGAAACAAAAGGTGGGACTCTCGAGCTTCAGGCTCGCGTTACTGTCAGGGCTCACTCTTTTACTCGACATCATCCCCGCAATCGCCAGCGGTAAAAACAGTGGCAGGTATCGACCAAGCAGTAAGGCGATAACGCAGCTGATATTCCACCAAGGTGTGTTATCACCTAAACCTTCAAAACCCGAACCGTTATTAGCAAAAGCGGAGGTATATTCGTAAAAGACTTGCGAAATTCCATGAAAGCCGGGGTTGCTGTTGCCCGTAATACTCGGGATCGCCACACTGATCGCCGTCAAACCTAAGACGCATAAGGTAGGTAAAACTAATAGACTTCCCAAAAGGGTGATTTCACGGGTTTCGAGCTTACGACCAAATATCTCTGGCGTACGGCCAATCATCAATCCCGATAAGAAAACAGCAATCCACACATAAACGATAAAGTTAACAAAACCGCAGCCAATACCGCCCCATATCGCATTGAGCAACATGCCTGATCGCGTCATCAATCCCCCTATTGGATTGAAGGAATCGTGCATGGCATTGACCGAACCGTTAGAGGTTTGTGTGGTAAAAGAAGCCCATAGCGCCGATAGCTCAGGTCCAAAGCGAACTTCTTTACCCTCCATATTAGGCCCTTGGGCGCTTAATCCCGCAAAGGCGGCGTTGGGTTGCAACTCGCTGTACACAGTTGCCCCAAGAAAACTGACGCTCAATAGACCCATTGCCACCAGAGCCATCAAGGTAAATTTTTTGCGTCTTAGCATGCCGCCCGCCATAAAAACGACGGACATAGGGATCAACACTAAGGCAATGGTCTCGATTGCATTACTGACTGGCGTTGGGTTTTCCAGCGGGTTACTGCTGTTGGGACCATACCAGCCCCCGCCATTAGTGCCTAACTGCTTGATGGCCACCATAGAAGCAACGGGGCCAATCGGAACGACCTGCTCAGAGATAGGTGATACTGAATCTAAGGTGTTCACTTTTTGCGCACCGTCAAAACTACTCGGTACGCCTTGCCAAGTCAGTAATAGCGCCACAATAGCCGCTAATGGCAGCATAAGTCTGAGCACACCGCGCACTAGGTCAACATAATAGTTACCCAGATTTCGAGCCTCGCCCTCTTTGGCGCTGTCATTATTCAACCCGCCTAACATTCCCCGCAAAATCGCCACACAAACCGCCAGCGCCATGGCTGGAGTGACAAATTGCAGCGTGACAATGACAAATCCTTGGGACAGATAACTGAGCTGAGCCTGCCCAGAATAGTGCTGTTGATTGGTATTGGTGAGGAATGACACCGCAGTGTGCAACGCCAGATCCCAAGATAATGGTCCTATGCCATCGGGGTTAAGCGGTAACACATGTTGGAATTTAAGGATAAGAAACGCCAAAATGCCAAGTACTAAGTTGCTGATAAGAAACGCCGCACCATAGGATTTCCATGTCATCCCCGAATGGGCATTTACGCCGATAGCCCGATAAATCCACTTTTCAATAGGATTAAATAAACGATCTGAAAAATGGGACTGACCAGAGAAAACCCCTGTCATATAGGATCCCAACAGCCATGCGAGCCCAAGCGCAGTAGTAAAAATAAGGGTAATTTCAAACATAACGACTCCTAAAACTTATCAGGGGCAAACATTGCCACTGCTAAGTAAATGAAAAGTGCTATGGAAAGTATTAGAAATATCCAGTCCATATAATTTGTCCTTAAGAAATTGAGTAACGGGACAAATATATGAATTAACGGTGTAAAGTCTCTAGAGTTCAAATGACTAATCCCGTAAAGAATACGTAAAAATCATCAACTATCAGAGAATAAACATGATGAGGAACATGTAAAATTAGTGTGTTTTTGCGGATGATAAAGTCACTCAAACAGCAGAATATCAATTAGGATTCTATTGCCAATTAACAATAAGTTATCATTCCAAGCCAAAGCTGATTGAATCATCATAATCAGTGGTAATTAAGGCCGCAAAAAGCCATAGAATTAGCTGTAAAAGTAAAATAAAAAAGCCATCATTCTTTTGCCGAGTTTATTTTTATCACGATGACTCATATCGATAATAGGCGGCAAATGAATCAGGCGTTTATACCGATGATATAAATCAATTAAGTTTTTTGTAATCTGCTGAGCTGATTGCCAGCTAATAGCGCATCGCCAAGATTCAGTAAAACCCAATTATTCATATTTCATCATCCTATCAAGATGAAAGTCCTATTAAATCTTGCTATCACTAAAAAAAGTTCAGCTAGATTCCCCTTACCTAGATAGACTTGCAGGATTAAAATGCATGCTAAGCTGCTGGATATCCGTAGCCACCCACTCTGGTTCAATACATTCGGCCAAGTGCGCTGCCATAAAATCCACTAACTGCATGGCCGCATAGGGTAAGCGGCGATCTTTACGACCAACCAGATACCAATTACTTTCAAGAGGAAAACCAATAACAGGCAAAACCGCTGGTTTTTCACGCCCTTCTTGCAGTGTGTGTGCTGATATGACGGATAATCCTAAACCCGACGCAACGCTCAAACGGATGGCTTCATTGCTCTCAATTTGCATCGTATCGCTTAGGGTTATGCCTTGAGCACTACACCAAGACTCAAACATCAAGCGCGTGGCTGAGCCTGGTTCGCGCACGATAAAACGCTCATGTTTAAGCTCATTAAAATTCACTTGCTCGCGGCCCACCGCCCAGTGATCTTTAGGCACAATCAATTGCAGTGGGTTTTTAATGATGCGCGCGGATAACACATTATCACCACTTGGTGGATGGCTAAACAGATATAAATCATCTTCTTGGCGTTCAAATCGGCCTAACACATGGGCACGATTACCAATATTTAAGGTCACTTTAACCTGTGGAAATTGCCGATAAAATGCACCTAAAATCCGTGGTAATACGTATTTTGCAGTGGTGACTATGCCAATATTGATATGACCAACGCTGCCACCTTTAGCCTGCTGCATAAAAGCTTCAACATCCTCAAAACGACTTAAGGTATCGCAGGCGGCGCGGTAAAGTTCATTACCTATCAAAGTAGGCAACATGCGGCCATCACGGCTCTCCAGTAATGGCTCGCCCAACACATCGGCCAGTTTCTTAAGTTGCAATGACACTGTCGGCTGAGTTAAATGTAAAACCCTTGCTGCTGCGGAAATATTGCCAAGCCGAACAACCTGCACATAGACCTGCAATAAACGAAAACTTAAGTGCCGCAATTTAAATGGGGTCAATGACGAATGCTTTTCCATAGATAATGATCTATACCTAAGTGGTAAACAATTTATTTTCCAATATAACCAATTAGGTTCAAAATCACCAGCCATCAGGATTACTCGACCACTCACCCGGTATGACAGGGTGTAAGAGTCAAAACTAATGAGATACTTATGCCCGATATTGTGATTGCCTTCTTCGCTTTAGGTTTATTAGCTGGCCTCGTAAAATCAGATCTTAAAGTCCCCCCAGCTATTTACGAAACCTTATCCATTCTGTTGATGCTGACTTTGGGATTAAAGGGAGGGATGTCACTCCATGGGCACACCCAAAACTTAGTGCTTAGTGAACTCTT is a genomic window of Shewanella putrefaciens containing:
- a CDS encoding sensor histidine kinase: MVPISQTQQANALLSQIQQNDKGKLTVFLGAAPGVGKTYGMLSAAREIAHQGVDLLVGLVETHGRADTEAMLAGFEVLARKPIDYHNNRLTEFDLDAALLRRPKLILVDELAHTNVPGSRHKRRYQDVAELLAAGIDVYTTVNIQHLVSLNDLVLQITQVRVRETVPDRFLDEAHEIIFVDLPPSTLIERLQQGKVYLPEYARSALDAFFSVSNLTALRELAMKKVIERVDAKLICELDAKAQGTDFVLKDRLLVLVSNSSDHQYLIRIGRQIAERRQIPWLVLWVDTGKALGLYQRKRLNEAFALAKELGAQTEVLRGTSSYQAILPYIALHRINTVLVGAGVKRTYPWWRKRLYQRLIESGLPVEVSVYHAPDSQVQVRDPIKPKVSFGDLRGHILGLIGVVVIFPLVAFLDTWLSNGNLVLLYVFLIVSIGLTYGARPAMATAVWSFFSFNFFLTEPKFTMNVNSQDDIATLIFLVFIGLISGPAASRIRNQFILLRESNRYAETLKDVAQELSVADDEKALWQTIGRKITGSVNADCYIVLQRKDGQRSYLPLLNTPFNDLDLAAIDWTLRHGQAAGRLSDTLSASGVSVFPIELEGTTIGAAILDWQPTVNELSPFDRELILAMLQQGANTWRRIQLVSDLESARVKTEIEQLRSALLSSVSHDLKSPLSAMMGAAESLKLLNKQLLEADRNELLDTILQESRRLDSYIQNLLDMTRLGHGTLSIERDWVSADDIIGSVLGRLKRYFPNAIVEYHREKEPPLLFVHAALIEQGLFNILENAVRFSPPEEPICIELTISNHRCCIAIEDRGPGIPVSHRDQIFDMFYVVADGDQKKQNTGMGLAICKGMIAAHGGSVRVTDCLQGQGTRFEVELPLDYPVPG
- a CDS encoding TorF family putative porin — encoded protein: MLPIKSALCSRCSRLCAGVMMALSSLSMGALASTEAQGGNASWQSQGSVMLISDYAFRGISQTDEGPAVQAGYTLSHDSGWYGSLWGSNIEFGDGSLELDLSAGWAKDWDNGLTTDLGVIRYQYSQDDTDLSYNEIYAVVSYADAKLGLVYSPDYFGENVDDFQYVYVSYEPQLFSNVSLALHLGSNFFASQQDMAQFLGSMVADNNHYWDWRVGLNLNMTEQDVLSVGYVDTDLSQSQCQSLCDARWLVSLSRSF
- the kdpC gene encoding potassium-transporting ATPase subunit KdpC, which codes for MNSIVYTTKTQHAVMGLRASLALLFVCGVVYTGTVTQLGGALFPVQAKGSVIHRDNVAMGSEFIAQPFVNPAYFYSRPSAVDYDPMATGGSNLAPSNPALRERVMATSQEIQARESVQAADIPVDLLATSGAGLDPHISPAAAKLQVARVAQARQLAEPQVLTLVAQFIEPPQWGIFGQARVNVLKLNLALDQIAKHAQ
- the kdpB gene encoding potassium-transporting ATPase subunit KdpB, whose product is MHKPAQILDSAGVKQAAFGAVKKMSLVSMAGNPVMFVVLVGALLAALITGQKFFNGEAVAFELATTLILLLTVWFSNFAESVAEARGRGQAASLKSAKEALQARRIRHGELESVSATLLVKGDKVKVLQGDYIPADGEIIEGIATINESAITGESAAVLREAGTDHSGVIGGTKVLTGEITVLVANDPGNSFLDRMIGLVEGAKRQKTPNETALTVLLASLTAVFLIVVMTLPPMAGFVGASLDYTMLIALLVCLIPTTIGGLLPAIGIAGMNRALAANVVAKSGKAVEVAGDIDTLLLDKTGTITFGDRQATAFLPVKGIAAEMLRDAAVLSSLDDPTPEGKSVLKLAIDFGAVLPVKPTDATFIPFTPETRVSGVILTDGIQGIKGAGDAMQFWAQQHQIHWPESVNALIRKVALQGGTPLVVASGTHILGVIALSDVIKPGVAERFARLRALGVRTIMVTGDNPLTAGVIAAEAGVDDFVAEAKPEDKLALIRAEQAKGRLVAMVGDGTNDAPALAQADVGLAMNSGTQAAKEAGNMVDLDSDPTKLLAIVEVGKQLLITRGALTTFSLSNDVAKYFAIIPAVFAGALPAIGALDLMQLHSPTSAILAALVFNALIIPALIPLALKGIKLRPISAEKLLRNNMLIYGLGGVILPFVGIKALDSIIALML
- the kdpA gene encoding potassium-transporting ATPase subunit KdpA, with amino-acid sequence MFEITLIFTTALGLAWLLGSYMTGVFSGQSHFSDRLFNPIEKWIYRAIGVNAHSGMTWKSYGAAFLISNLVLGILAFLILKFQHVLPLNPDGIGPLSWDLALHTAVSFLTNTNQQHYSGQAQLSYLSQGFVIVTLQFVTPAMALAVCVAILRGMLGGLNNDSAKEGEARNLGNYYVDLVRGVLRLMLPLAAIVALLLTWQGVPSSFDGAQKVNTLDSVSPISEQVVPIGPVASMVAIKQLGTNGGGWYGPNSSNPLENPTPVSNAIETIALVLIPMSVVFMAGGMLRRKKFTLMALVAMGLLSVSFLGATVYSELQPNAAFAGLSAQGPNMEGKEVRFGPELSALWASFTTQTSNGSVNAMHDSFNPIGGLMTRSGMLLNAIWGGIGCGFVNFIVYVWIAVFLSGLMIGRTPEIFGRKLETREITLLGSLLVLPTLCVLGLTAISVAIPSITGNSNPGFHGISQVFYEYTSAFANNGSGFEGLGDNTPWWNISCVIALLLGRYLPLFLPLAIAGMMSSKRVSPDSNASLKLESPTFCFTLIAVILIINFLSFLPAAVLGPIGEALELATMSLEK
- the kdpF gene encoding K(+)-transporting ATPase subunit F; amino-acid sequence: MDWIFLILSIALFIYLAVAMFAPDKF
- a CDS encoding LysR family transcriptional regulator, which gives rise to MEKHSSLTPFKLRHLSFRLLQVYVQVVRLGNISAAARVLHLTQPTVSLQLKKLADVLGEPLLESRDGRMLPTLIGNELYRAACDTLSRFEDVEAFMQQAKGGSVGHINIGIVTTAKYVLPRILGAFYRQFPQVKVTLNIGNRAHVLGRFERQEDDLYLFSHPPSGDNVLSARIIKNPLQLIVPKDHWAVGREQVNFNELKHERFIVREPGSATRLMFESWCSAQGITLSDTMQIESNEAIRLSVASGLGLSVISAHTLQEGREKPAVLPVIGFPLESNWYLVGRKDRRLPYAAMQLVDFMAAHLAECIEPEWVATDIQQLSMHFNPASLSR